The sequence CCATCTTTTCCCAGATTAGCACGAGCATTCCGTCGCCACATTTCTGGCTTAATCCGTCGTAGGGCTGATCCCCGCGTTTTTTGATCCCAAGTTTCTGCCGATAATTGGGCTAATTCTGCTAAATTGGGAGCAAGATGATCTGATCGGAGTTGAAAGTCTTCACAGTCCGTTTCTTGGGCAAATCTTTGATTCCATGGACAAACCTCTTGGCAAATATCACAGCCTGCAACCCAGCCCTTGAGATCGATATTTTCAGGTAACTTCTCGGCACGGTTTTCAATGGTATGGTAAGCAATACAGCGATTCGCATCCACCACAAACGGTTGCGGAAACGCATCAGTGGGACAAGCCTCTAAGCAACGGGTACAAGTGCCACAATGTTCAGTATGGGGAGAATCTGGGGTTAAAGTTAAGGTGGTTAAGACTTCCCCTAAAAACACCCAACTCCCATAGTCTCGCGTAATCACATTACTATTTTTGGCAATCCAGCCGAGTCCCGCTTGTTGCGCCCAAAACTTATCCTGCACTGGGCCCGTATCTGAATAATAGCGCGATCGCGCTTCTGGGGCTTGTTCGTCTAACCAACGCGCCAGAGCTTTCAGCTTTTTTTGCATTACTTTATGATAATCTCGTCCCCAAGCATACCGTGAGACTTTTCCCTGTTCTGAATTTTCAGGTTGAGAATGAGAGGTATAGTAATTAAGGGCAACTGCAATGACAGATTGAACATTAGGAAGACATTTTTCTAAATCAAATCGTTTCGGATTATCCATCCATTTCATATCCGCCTGATAACCCAAGGTTAACCAGTTTTTGAGGCGCGTTTGGGCTTCAATTTGTTCTTGATTATTAGCAGCAGCAATTCCCACTTTATGAAACCCAAGTGATTTGGCTTTGGCTTTGATTTGTGTACTATTTAAAGACATTTTTTGTTCTTTGTTCTTTGTTCTTTGTTCTTTGTTCTTTGTTCTTTGTTAACTGATAACTGGTCACTGATAACTGGTCACTGCTCACTGGTCACTGATAACTGCTCACTGGTTACTGATAACTGCTCACTGATCACTATTCTCAACAGACAAAAAATTACCTATGGTATATTAACGAATAATCAACCATACAGGACAATCAACTGCTGACCGTGAATACTGAGCAATGGGTTAACCAACTGCGCCGACAATTGCAACGGGCGAACTATGCCTATTATTTGCAAGATAATCCGATTATGGAAGATGAAGTGTATGATCGGCTTTATCGTGAGTTACAGGCGTTAGAAGAAAAATATCCAGAACTCATAACACCAGATAGTCCAACCCAGCGTGTGGGAGGGGGTGTTTCTGAGGGGTTTGCTTCAGTGAAGCATAATATTCCCCTTTACAGTTTAGAAAATGCCTTTGATTTGAGTGAGTTAGCACAGTGGGTCGCCCGTTGGCAAAATCAAGTTTCAGAAGAAACAACCGTTAATTATGTTTGTGAGTTAAAAATTGATGGCAATGCCCTCGCTTTAACTTATGAAAATGGTATTTTAGTCCGTGGGGTGACCCGTGGTGATGGAGAAACAGGAGAAGAAATTACTAATAATGTGCGAACCATTCGGACAATTCCCTTACGATTAGATTTAGAAAATCCGCCAGCACGAGTGGAAGTGAGAGGAGAGGCGTTTCTTCCCCGGAAAACCTTTGAAAAAATTAATCAAGCCCGCAGTGAAAACGGAGAAGCCCGATTTGCGAATCCACGAAATGCGACATCGGGAACATTACGACAACTTGATCCGAAAGTGGTGGCAAAACGTCAACTTGATTTTTTTGCTTATACCCTTTATGTAATCGATGAAAACACAACGATTAATCCCAAAACGCAAGCGGAATCTTTAGAGAGTTTGCAGGAAATGGGATTTCAGGTGAATCCGAATCATAAAATTTGTCAGTCCTTAAAACAAGTCGGGGACTATTATCAGAAATGGCAAGAAGAACGAGAAAAACTCCCTTATGAAACCGATGGCGTGGTCATTAAAATTAATTCTTATGCGCTACAAGAGAAACTGGGATTTACTCAGAAATTCCCTCGTTGGGCGATCGCGCTGAAGTTTCCCGCCGAAGAAGCCCCAACGAAGCTCAAAGAAATTACAGTTAATGTGGGACGCACTGGCGCAGTCACTCCTTTGGCTCATCTTGAACCCGTTTCTTTAGCGGGAACAACGGTGCAACGGGCAACCCTCCACAATACTGATTTTATCAATGAATTGGATGTCAGAATCGGCGATACGGTTGTGGTACGCAAAGCAGGGGATATCATTCCTGAGATTGTCCGCGTGTTACCAGAATTACGCCCAGAGTCCGCGCAGCCTTTCATAATGCCTACCGAATGCCCCGAGTGCGGGTCGCGATTAGTACGCCCAGAAGGGGAAGCAGTGACCCGTTGCGTGAATGTTTCTTGTCCTGCTATCTTACGGGGCAGTCTCGTCCATTTTGCCTCTCGGGATGCCATGGATATTAATGGACTGGGAGAGAAAATGGTGGAAAATCTCGTCAGTCAAGGTCTGGTGACATCAGTTGCCGATTTATATCACTTAACCGTTGAGCAATTGACCCAATTGGAACGAGTGGGGAAACAATCGGCTAGTAATTTAGTGAGCGCGATCGCGCAATCCAAACATCAACCTTGGTCACGGGTGTTATATGGTTTAGGCATCCGCTATGTGGGGAAAGTGAATGCAGAAACCTTAACTGAGCGTTTTTCCACCGTGGAGGAGTTAGCAAGGGCGAGTGTGGAAGACTTAAAAGCAGTGGAAGGGATTGGGGAAGAAATTGCGCGATCGGTGTATCAGTGGTTTAGAATCGAAGCCAATCAAGCCCTAGTTAAACAATTACAAGAGACGGGACTCAATTTCCAAGCCGAAGCGACAGAAACGCCCCCCGCAGAAACAACAATTGCTCAACCTTTTGCAGGGAAAAAGTTTGTTTTAACGGGAAAACTCAAACACTTGACTCGGAGTGAAGCCCAACAACTTATTGAACGCGCTGGGGGAAAAGTCAGTTCCTCGGTTAGTTCCAAAACCGATTACGTTTTAGTGGGTGACAAAGGCGGATCGAAACAAAAGAAAGCTCAAGAACTGAATATTCCTCAAATGACAGAAGATGAGTTTCAAGCACGAACAATGGGCTTATAATTTTAACATAATGATCCGATAAGGATATCACTTATGGTTAATAATCCAGATAACTCTCAGATTCAAGCTGATCTCGATGAAGCGATCCAACTGAAAAACAAGGGTCAATTGGATCAAGCTCTTAATAAAATCGAACAAATATTAATTATTTCTCCTGATCATGCCCCAACCCTCAATCAACTGGGAGCAATTCACCTCGCTAGAAAAGAATTTGAGAAAGCAATTGCAGCTTATCAAAAAAACATTGAATTCAAACCGAAGAATGCTCAGGCTTACCATGGTTTAGGGGATGCTTACTTGGGAATGAACAATTTCACAGAAGCAATTACCGCCTACCAAAAAGCCCTAGAAATTAATCCCCAGTTACCGCCTTATGTGCATAAAAAATTAGGGGATGCCTTCCAGCAAGCTGGACAAAAGCAAGCAGCAATTACCGCTTACCAAAAAGCAGTAGAACTCAATCCGAATCAAGCAGGCTTTTATAATGTTTTAGGTGATGTTTACTTGCAAACGAACAATCCCAAAGAAGCAATTACCGCCTACCAAAAAGCCCTAGAAATTAATCCCCAGTTACCGCCTTATGTGCATAAAAAACTCGGCGATGCTTTGAAACAAGGGGGACAAATAGAAGAAGCCATTGCTACTTATCAAAGCGCGATCGCGCTGAATCCAGACAAACCATGGCTTTATCATGCTTTAGGTCAGATTTATTTCCAAACCAACCAGCTAGCAGAAGCAGTGACGGCTTTCGAGACATTTGTTGAATTGAAAAATGACAACCCCAATGTTTATCAAAAGTTGGGTCAGGTGTATCACAAACAAGGCAAAGTCAAGGAAGCCTCCCAATGTTATAAAAACGCGATCGCGCTGAAACCCGAAAACCCCCAAGTCTATCGCCTCATTGGTGACCTTTTCCTCGAAAATGGACGGGAAGAGCAAGCATTGAAAGCCTACCGTCGCGCTCTTTCTCAATCCTAACTAGGGCGTGGCAATCAACTGTAAAATGCGATCTACGTTGTCCCACTCGCCAACAATCCGTCGCACTGGTTCTGGATAGAGGCGAACTAAGGTCGGAGTTGCTGAAACTTGATTTAACTCCGCCTGTTCTGGATGCTTCATAATATCGACAACTTTTAACGTATAAGAATTACTGAGTTTTTGTTCTAACAGGCGATGTAGAGTGGTGAGGGCTTCTGTTGTGCTATGGGAGTGTCCAGAGACAAATAAGCGTAAAATGTAGCTGGTAGGGGCGGGGACAGGGGATTGAGATCGGGTAGGTGCTTGCTCTAAAGGAGTCCCTCGCAGCGACTCTAAATTAACCACTAAGTCATGATTCTCCCAAAGTTGAGGAAACTGTTCGTGATAGGTTTCCATGATTCTGGGGTCACCATACCCCTCTTGCCATGGTAAAACAGTCCATTGCTGTTGAATCCCAAAAATTGCATGGAGTAGAGGTTGATAGCGTTGTACTAACGGATACACCTCACAAGACACTTGTATCCGATTGGATTTCGGATCAAGCCACTGATCCATCGTTGCCGTATAAGCAGGAACAAGAAAGTGGGGAGATTCTTTAAGATTCAGTAACTCTTTTAAACCTTCACACAGGTCAAGATGCCAACGTTTGCTTTTATCAGCATCGAACCCATAAATTAAATCTCCCCCTGGGGTAAATAAAGCAATACCTTTATAGGATTGATCATCACTCATGATTGATCATTTAAACGCGTCCACGAAGCATTTGCGCCATTTCATTGGGCGTTGGCGACCATTCGAGGGCAGTTTCTTCGCTAATTCGTCCTTCCTGATAGAGTTGAAACAGGGACTTATTCATGGTCATCATACCATCATATTCCCCATCAAGCATCAATTCGGTAATTTCGTCATATTTGCCATCCCGAATGTACTCCTTCACGGTTTCGGTGTTGATCAAAATGTCATGAAAGGCAGCCCGTTTGCCATCCGTGGTGCGACATAACCCTTGGGAAATCACCGATACTAAAGACTCCGCAATGGCAACCCGCATGGCAGGTTGTTCTTCTGGGCTATAAAGGCTTAAAATCCGTTCTAGGGTTTTCACCGCACTGTTGGTGTGTAAAGTTCCCATGACCACGTGACCCGTTTGGGCTGCTTTCAGAGCCGTGTTGACGGTTGCGCGATCGCGCATCTCCCCAATTAAAATCACGTCTGGATCTTCCCGTAAAGAGGCTTTCAAGGCGTGATCAAACTCTAGGGTGTGCATTCCCACTTCCCGTTGACGGATTAAAGCCCTCTGACTCTGATGGACGAACTCAATGGGATCTTCAATGGTGATAATATGCTTAGGCATCTCCTGATTAATATAATCCACCATTGCAGCCAACGTTGTTGACTTACCAGACCCCGTGGGACCTGTTACCAAAATCATCCCTTTGTGATAATGGCAAATATCCTTAAACACCGCCGGTAACTTCAACTGTTCCATCGTCAAAATTTTCAAAGGAATCAGTCGCAAGACCATCCCTGGCCCGTTAAGAGTATCAAACACATTAATCCGCACCCGAGCAAAATCATATTGCGTCGCCCCATCAAATTCTAAAGTGGTTTGAAACTTCTCCACTTCTTCTTCGGTGAGGATTTCATATAACCAACTCATAAACGTATTCTGGTCAGTCTCGGGATAATCGGAAGAATCCATTTCTCCCCGGTTGCGGAAACGAGGAACTTCTCCCACCCCCAAGTGAATATCGGAAAATCCCTCTTCGTTGGCTTTATTGACAATATCAGCTAACGTCGGTTGTCCTTTCGATGGCGAGGGTTTAGGCTTCGGTCGAAAGGTGGCTTTTCTTTGCCCTGAAGGGGGAGGCGGAGGGGGCATTGCTCCTTTTTTCTGTGAGGGCATTTGTTGCGTCACATCCGACTCAGTGTGGGCTTCGGTGACCTCCTCTTGTTGCCGATTTTGAGGCGTGCGAGGGGGAGGTGGAGGGGGGGAGATTACTGGGGCGAGATTGCGGTTGTCTAACCATAATTGCACTTCTTGTCCATTTAAGGCTTCTTAATTACCTATTTTGGCATCCACATTGAATATTTGTTTTCAGTTATTGGTTAATCGCAACCGAAAACGGAGTTGAACGGTTAACCAATAACCTGTCTTGCTGTTATTCTAGTCCGACCAATTTCGCACTCAATTCCCACAACCGTTGCGCTTTCGCTTCGTCTGTGGCTTCAGGGGACATTTCTTGAACAAAGGATTTCCCATCTTTTTTCTGACGATTCCCCCAACTCCAGTATGCACCAGATTGTTTGTATTCGGGATCTTTAACCACTGCTGCCACTCGTTTTCCAGCTTCTGCTTCCGAAATATACCCCCCCGTGATCTTTTTTTGGAACCAGGGGAAGATTTTCTGGAAAAGAGAATAGTGATTTCGGAATAACGGACTTTCCGCGACACAGCCAGGATAAAGGGAACTGAAGGTAATTCCTGTTGCGTCGTGATAGCGTCGGTGCAGTTCCTTCATGGTCAGCACATTGCACAGTTTACTGTCTTTGTAGGCTTTACCTGGCTTAAATTTCTTGCCATTAATCATGGAAATTGGCGCTTTAAATCCGTCTTCAAAGCCTTTGAGATCTCCTAAATCGGGCGGTGCTGGGATGGGAATTTTACCCCCGAGTTCTTTACGGTTAGCGGTTACAGTGCCGAGAATCACTAAGCGGGGATCTGGAGAATTGGATTTTTTGAGGTCTTCTAAGAGTAAATTACAGAGGAGAAAATGTCCCAGATGGTTGGTTGCTACCGTGAGTTCATAGCCATCGGGGTTGCGTTTGGGTTCTTTGAGAATCGGCATATAAACCGCAGCATTACACACCAGCGCATCTAGGGATTTGCCAGTAGAACGGAAGTTATTGACGAATTCACGAACACTGTCAAAGTTAGCCAAATCAATAGGAATCACGGTATAGCGATCTTTCGGAATTCCGACTTGTTGCGCTGCTTTTTCGCTTTTTTCCAAGTCACGACAGGCCATGACGATATCCCATTGATCGGTATCAGCAAGTGCTTTGGCGGTGTATAAACCGACCCCTGATGAAGCCCCAGTAATCACAACTGTGGAACGTTGATTGTCTGCCATATTTCTTTCCCTAACTCCGTTAAAAAATGTGAAGTTATTATCTGATTTGTGTTCAAATTTTATCGTCAGTAAAGGGGAGAACCAGCAAGACGACAACAATTATTAATTTTTTGTGAGGGTTTGGGAGAGGGTATCGGCAGCCACTTCGACCAGCGCGATCGCGTTTTCATAAAGCATTCGCGTCGGACCGATTAAGCCCACACTACCACTAGGGGCTTCTCCCTGATAGTAATTGGCGTAAATCAAGCTACAGGTTTGCATCGGTTCCAGAGGATTTTCCGAGCCAATCCTCACCGTCACGCCCCTCTCATTACTCCCTGCTTCCACCACATCAAAAATAACAGAACACAATTGCTCCTGTTCTGCTTCTAGCAAATGCAGTAAGGTTTGCACTTGTTGTAATTGGGAAAATTCCGGTTGGCGTAAGACTTCTGAAATTCCCCGCACTAGAATTTGGGAAGAGGGACGAGTTTGACAGCGTTGAATCAGTTGTTGACAAATCTCTTGCAAAAACTCACTGTCTTGTTTCCATTCTTTTTCTAATTCCACCGCTTTCAGTGTCGCCAACTCAGCAAGTGAGCAACCTTGTAATTTTTGATTTAAAAAATTTGATAATAAATCCAGTTCTTCTTCAATCCCTTCTCCGAGTGCTAATTTTTCCGCAATCCAAGGCGGAGGATCGATTAATCCCGATTGAGTTTGATAAGAGTCGGTAATAATAATGAGCATAATGCGCTGATTATCGAGAGGAACCAGTTGCAAATGCCGTAAATAAGCCGTTTGTTGCTGAGGAAAGGTAATAACTGCCATGTAACCGCTTAAGCTGGCTAAGAGTTGCGCCACGCCATAAAGGAGTGCTTCTAAACTGCCCACTTCTTCTTTAATTGCATTACTCAGCAGTTGATCCAATTGTTCCCGCAGTGCTTGATCCGGTCGCATAATTTGGTCAACATAAGTGCGATACCCAGAGTCCGACGGAATCCGTCCTGCAGAAGTATGGGGTTGATACAGTAAGCCTGCTTTTTCTAACCAGCCCATTGCGTTACGAACCGTTGCCGAACTGACGGTAAAATCATATTCGTTGACCAAGGTTTTAGAACTCACCGGTTCGACTGTGGCAACATAATGACGGATGGTTGCAGACAGAATATTTTGATGACGTTCTTTTAAGCGCATGGTTTTAAGCATGGTTACAGTTTAATAACGAGGAATAGATGAATCAATAGCAAGGGAATAAGCATCGATTCCGCCGATGATGTTTTTGACGTTGCTGAAGCCTTGTTGATTCAACCAGTAACACATTTGAGCGGAACGAATCCCGTGATGACAGATCACAAGCGTTTCTTTCTCGGTATCCAAGTGAGTGTGAATTTCTTGAGCCCAGTATTCATATTGGCTTAAAGGCAGATTGATAAACCCAGGAATTGCTGCTGTTTCCACTTCTTGCGGTTCTCTGACATCAATTAACTGAATGCTTTCGGAAGGGTTGGTTTGCAGCGCGATCGCAAGGTCTTCTACTGAGATGTGTTGAAACGGAGTATCAGCCATTTTTAAATTAACTTCAATAAATGTTTCTTCTTTAAACGGTAACCCAAGAAGAAAGCCGTTCACCTAGCCAGAGCAACATTCCCTTTCGGACACACTCAACGGTAAAATCAGCAAGGGAGTAATCATAAAAAATAACTCACTCTCCAAATTATAGTAAGCCCACATAACAGGAGGAAACGAACCGTGGCGAAAA comes from Halothece sp. PCC 7418 and encodes:
- the queG gene encoding tRNA epoxyqueuosine(34) reductase QueG; the encoded protein is MSLNSTQIKAKAKSLGFHKVGIAAANNQEQIEAQTRLKNWLTLGYQADMKWMDNPKRFDLEKCLPNVQSVIAVALNYYTSHSQPENSEQGKVSRYAWGRDYHKVMQKKLKALARWLDEQAPEARSRYYSDTGPVQDKFWAQQAGLGWIAKNSNVITRDYGSWVFLGEVLTTLTLTPDSPHTEHCGTCTRCLEACPTDAFPQPFVVDANRCIAYHTIENRAEKLPENIDLKGWVAGCDICQEVCPWNQRFAQETDCEDFQLRSDHLAPNLAELAQLSAETWDQKTRGSALRRIKPEMWRRNARANLGKDGT
- the ligA gene encoding NAD-dependent DNA ligase LigA codes for the protein MLTVNTEQWVNQLRRQLQRANYAYYLQDNPIMEDEVYDRLYRELQALEEKYPELITPDSPTQRVGGGVSEGFASVKHNIPLYSLENAFDLSELAQWVARWQNQVSEETTVNYVCELKIDGNALALTYENGILVRGVTRGDGETGEEITNNVRTIRTIPLRLDLENPPARVEVRGEAFLPRKTFEKINQARSENGEARFANPRNATSGTLRQLDPKVVAKRQLDFFAYTLYVIDENTTINPKTQAESLESLQEMGFQVNPNHKICQSLKQVGDYYQKWQEEREKLPYETDGVVIKINSYALQEKLGFTQKFPRWAIALKFPAEEAPTKLKEITVNVGRTGAVTPLAHLEPVSLAGTTVQRATLHNTDFINELDVRIGDTVVVRKAGDIIPEIVRVLPELRPESAQPFIMPTECPECGSRLVRPEGEAVTRCVNVSCPAILRGSLVHFASRDAMDINGLGEKMVENLVSQGLVTSVADLYHLTVEQLTQLERVGKQSASNLVSAIAQSKHQPWSRVLYGLGIRYVGKVNAETLTERFSTVEELARASVEDLKAVEGIGEEIARSVYQWFRIEANQALVKQLQETGLNFQAEATETPPAETTIAQPFAGKKFVLTGKLKHLTRSEAQQLIERAGGKVSSSVSSKTDYVLVGDKGGSKQKKAQELNIPQMTEDEFQARTMGL
- a CDS encoding tetratricopeptide repeat protein, producing the protein MVNNPDNSQIQADLDEAIQLKNKGQLDQALNKIEQILIISPDHAPTLNQLGAIHLARKEFEKAIAAYQKNIEFKPKNAQAYHGLGDAYLGMNNFTEAITAYQKALEINPQLPPYVHKKLGDAFQQAGQKQAAITAYQKAVELNPNQAGFYNVLGDVYLQTNNPKEAITAYQKALEINPQLPPYVHKKLGDALKQGGQIEEAIATYQSAIALNPDKPWLYHALGQIYFQTNQLAEAVTAFETFVELKNDNPNVYQKLGQVYHKQGKVKEASQCYKNAIALKPENPQVYRLIGDLFLENGREEQALKAYRRALSQS
- a CDS encoding circadian clock KaiB family protein, whose translation is MSDDQSYKGIALFTPGGDLIYGFDADKSKRWHLDLCEGLKELLNLKESPHFLVPAYTATMDQWLDPKSNRIQVSCEVYPLVQRYQPLLHAIFGIQQQWTVLPWQEGYGDPRIMETYHEQFPQLWENHDLVVNLESLRGTPLEQAPTRSQSPVPAPTSYILRLFVSGHSHSTTEALTTLHRLLEQKLSNSYTLKVVDIMKHPEQAELNQVSATPTLVRLYPEPVRRIVGEWDNVDRILQLIATP
- a CDS encoding type IV pilus twitching motility protein PilT; the encoded protein is MQLWLDNRNLAPVISPPPPPPRTPQNRQQEEVTEAHTESDVTQQMPSQKKGAMPPPPPPSGQRKATFRPKPKPSPSKGQPTLADIVNKANEEGFSDIHLGVGEVPRFRNRGEMDSSDYPETDQNTFMSWLYEILTEEEVEKFQTTLEFDGATQYDFARVRINVFDTLNGPGMVLRLIPLKILTMEQLKLPAVFKDICHYHKGMILVTGPTGSGKSTTLAAMVDYINQEMPKHIITIEDPIEFVHQSQRALIRQREVGMHTLEFDHALKASLREDPDVILIGEMRDRATVNTALKAAQTGHVVMGTLHTNSAVKTLERILSLYSPEEQPAMRVAIAESLVSVISQGLCRTTDGKRAAFHDILINTETVKEYIRDGKYDEITELMLDGEYDGMMTMNKSLFQLYQEGRISEETALEWSPTPNEMAQMLRGRV
- a CDS encoding protochlorophyllide reductase, translating into MADNQRSTVVITGASSGVGLYTAKALADTDQWDIVMACRDLEKSEKAAQQVGIPKDRYTVIPIDLANFDSVREFVNNFRSTGKSLDALVCNAAVYMPILKEPKRNPDGYELTVATNHLGHFLLCNLLLEDLKKSNSPDPRLVILGTVTANRKELGGKIPIPAPPDLGDLKGFEDGFKAPISMINGKKFKPGKAYKDSKLCNVLTMKELHRRYHDATGITFSSLYPGCVAESPLFRNHYSLFQKIFPWFQKKITGGYISEAEAGKRVAAVVKDPEYKQSGAYWSWGNRQKKDGKSFVQEMSPEATDEAKAQRLWELSAKLVGLE
- the hrcA gene encoding heat-inducible transcriptional repressor HrcA; this translates as MLKTMRLKERHQNILSATIRHYVATVEPVSSKTLVNEYDFTVSSATVRNAMGWLEKAGLLYQPHTSAGRIPSDSGYRTYVDQIMRPDQALREQLDQLLSNAIKEEVGSLEALLYGVAQLLASLSGYMAVITFPQQQTAYLRHLQLVPLDNQRIMLIIITDSYQTQSGLIDPPPWIAEKLALGEGIEEELDLLSNFLNQKLQGCSLAELATLKAVELEKEWKQDSEFLQEICQQLIQRCQTRPSSQILVRGISEVLRQPEFSQLQQVQTLLHLLEAEQEQLCSVIFDVVEAGSNERGVTVRIGSENPLEPMQTCSLIYANYYQGEAPSGSVGLIGPTRMLYENAIALVEVAADTLSQTLTKN
- a CDS encoding rhodanese-like domain-containing protein, which produces MADTPFQHISVEDLAIALQTNPSESIQLIDVREPQEVETAAIPGFINLPLSQYEYWAQEIHTHLDTEKETLVICHHGIRSAQMCYWLNQQGFSNVKNIIGGIDAYSLAIDSSIPRY